CTACCCCACGCAGACCTGGGCGGACGTCGGCATGATCGGCTGGCTGGTCGACGGCGCCGCCATCAAGAACCAGACCATGCTGGCCGGGTGCAGTTACGGCCCGTACAGCCGCGCCATGGTTCGCATCTGCTCCGAGGAGACCTTCCACCACAAGCAGGGCAAGGAGATGATCGTCCAGTACGCCCAGGGCACGCCCGAGCAGCGCGCCCTGGCGCAGGACGCCCTGAACCGCTGGTGGTGGCCCGCCGTGATGATGCTCGGCCCGCACGACTCCGAGAGCCCCAACACCGGAGTCCTGAGCCGCTGGGGCATCAAACTCAAGAGCAACGACGAGGTTCGCCAGGAATTCATCAACGAACACGTCCCTGAACTCATGGAAGCGGGCCTCACCATTCCCGACCCGGACATGCACCAGGACGCCAGCGGTAACTGGATTCACGGCAAGATCGACTGGGACGAGTTCTGGGCGATCATCCGGGGCGAGCGCGGCCTGAACAGGGAACGCCTCGCCACCCGCCAGGCCGCGCACGACGACGGCGCGTGGGTTCGTGACGCCCTCCAGGCGTACACCGATCGGCAGCGGGCGGTGGCCGCCGACTGAATCCAGCTCTGAGCCGTGCCACGCAGGGCTCAGGCCCGAACACCTGTTGAGGACTCGCCTCAACGTTCACCGCCCGCATCAAGGAACTCCCATGACCCACTCCCACCCCGATACCCAGTGGCCGCGCTGGGAGGTGTTCAAGCAGGACGCGCCGGGCCGCCCTCACCAGGCGGTGGGCAGCGTACATGCCGGTGACCCGCAGCACGCCCTGCTCACGGCACGGAACGTGTTCGTGCGGCGTCCGGCCGCCGTGAGCCTGTGGGCGGTGCGCGAATCGGACATCCTGACCGCCACACCGGAGGAACTGATCCTGAATCCCGCCGTGCTGGAGACGCCCGGAGACGTCGGCACTTACCACGTGGGCGTGAAGCGCACCAACAAGCGCAGCATGACCTTCGTGGATCTCAGCGGCACCGTGCAGGCGGACAGTCCCGGCGACGCGCTCCGGCAGGCGCAGGTCATGCACCCCGAGGTGCTGGCGTGGATGGTCTTTCCGGAAGCTGCCGTGGCCCGCACTGCCGAGGACGACGGCACCGTCGACAGCTGGTTCGCCCCGGCGAAGGACAAGACCTACAAGCAGCAGTCGTCCTACGGCGTGATCGGCCGGCACGTGGGGGAACTCAAGCGCTCCGGCCTGATGCCGCGGCAGGTGAACGAGGAACCCCATGTGGGCGACCAGAAGGTGTACGACCACCCGCACGCTGCCGGCCGCGACACCGACGACAAGGACAAGCCATGACCTCCGCTATACCTCTGACCGAGGCCCAGCGCACCGCCCTGCTTCTGAAACTCACTGTCCTGGCCGACGACGAGATCATCCTCGCGCACCGGGGTGGCGAATGGACGGGGCACGCGCCCATCCTCGAAGAGGACATCGCCCTGGCGAACATCGCGCAGGACGAACTCGGCCATGCGGGCCTGTACCTGACCCTGTCGCAGCACCTGGGCGGCAGCGACCCCGATCAGGTGGCGTACTGGCGCGGCCCGGACGACTACCTGAACACCCGGCTGGTGGAACTCCCCAGGGGCGACTGGGCGTTCACGATGCTCCGGCAGTTCCTGTACGACACCTTCGAGGCCCTGTGGCTGGAAGCGGCCACCCGCAGTACCTTTGCTCCCCTGTCCGAGATCGCCGCGAAGGCGGTGCGTGAGGAGAAATTCCACCTGCAACACACGGCCCTGTGGGTGGAACGCCTGGCGCTGGGCACCGAGGAAAGCGCCCGCCGCACCCAGGCGGCCCTGAACGAACTGTGGCCGTACGCAGCGCAGCTCTTCCAGCCCGTCGAGGGTGAGGAGGACCTGACTGCGGCGGGCATTCTCCCCGACCTGAGTGCCGTCCAGGCCCGCTGGCACGACCTCGTGGCCCGTCACCTGCAAGACAAATGCGGCCTGCCCCTGCCCGCCACCACCGGAGCTGGTGCCGGCCGCGATACGCATACCGAACACCTCGCCCCGCTGCTGGAGGAAATGCAGAGCGTGGCCCGGGCCTACCCGGACGCGGAGAGCTGGTGAGGCCGCCACAGGTTCCAGCGGTCGAGCCTGCCAGCCACACGCTTCAGCCCCCGGCCATCTGGGCCGCCCTGGCCCGGATTCCCGATCCGGAAATTCCCGTGGTGTCCATCACGGACATGGGCATGGTGCGGCACGTGAGCGTGGACGGCGGGCGGGTGAGCGTGACGTTCACGCCGACCTTCAGCGGGTGTCCGGCGCTGTACGTCATCCGGGAGAGCATCGAGCAGGCCGTGCGCGCCCTGGGCGTGGCCGACGTGACGGTGCTGAGCACCCTGACGCCCCCGTGGACGACCGACTGGATCAACGAAGCGGCTCGTGAACGCCTGCGCGAGTACGGCATCGCGCCCCCCGCGCCCGCCGAGCCTGACCTGATTCAACTGGAGGCCGAACCCACCCGCTGCCCCCGCTGCGGCTCCCTGAACGTCCGGATGACTGCCAGCTTCGGCCCGACACTGTGCAAACGCCTGTATGTCTGCGACAGCTGTCGGGAACCGTTCGAGGGCTTCAAGAGCGTCTGAGGCCGTGTGGCCGAGGTCAGCAGGGTTCAGTCTCAGGTCAAGCCACACGCCCGCTCCCACTCGTCTAGCATCGGGACATATGCATGACGGAACTTCGATACCGAAGTACCAGCCTCATGTAGATGGCCTGAGGGCCGTTGCCGTTACAGCTGTGATCCTCTTTCATGCCCACGCGCCCCTATTTCAGGGCGGGTACCTGGGGGTGGATGTCTTTTTCGTCATCAGCGGTTTTCTGATCACGTCGAATATCGCCGGCCAGGTCGCTCAGGGCCGCTTCTCGCTGCGTGATTTCTATCTCCGTCGGGCGCGCCGCATCCTGCCTGCGCTGCTGCTGGTGCTGCTGTGTTCCTGCGGGGCGGCGTACGCCATCCTTACCCCCTCGCAGCTGAGAGACTTCGAGCATACGGTTCTGGCGAACCTGGTGTTCGCCTCCAACTTCCTCTTCGCCGAGCAGACAGATTATTTCTCCGCTCCGGCAGAACTCAAACCCCTGATCCACACCTGGAGCCTGGCGGTCGAGGAACAGTTCTACCTGCTGTATCCGGCCATTCTCCTGCTGGCCGCGAGGCGGCGCTGGCGCCCGGCGGTGGTGGTCGGCGTGTTGGGCGCCCTGAGCTTGGGCGCTGGTCTGCTGTGGCGCACTCACTTCCCCAGCGCCACGTTCTACCTGATGCCGACGCGGGCCTGGGAGATGGCCACCGGCGCTTTGGCGGCCCTGCTGGTTCTGCAAGCCGGCCCTCGACTGGAGGCCATCAGGCGCGGCGCTGGGGCGTGGTTCCTGCTGGGCTTGACCCTGATGGTCGTGGCGCTGCTCTTCCCGGCTACTTTTCCGGACGTGTTCAGTGTGGCTGCGGTGCTGGGGGCGGCTCTGGTGATTGTCGCCGGCCGCTTCACGCCGTGGTCGTCGCTTCTCTCGGCCCGGCCGGTCGTCCTGGTCGGCCTGATGAGTTACAGCCTGTACCTGTGGCACCAGCCGGTGTTTGCCTTCCTGCGGGCCTATGTCCCGGCCCCGCTCACCACCACCCAGCACGGGCTGGCCATCCTGGCAACGGTGCTGCTCTCGTACGCGTCGTGGCGCTTCGTCGAGCGGCCGTTCCGCAGTGCGCGGGCCGTGCCGGTGCGGCCCCTGCTGGGCAGTCTCGCGGGCGGGGCGGCGCTGCTGGCCGGCTTTTCCCTGGCCGCGCAGTTCACGCAGGGCCTGCCCGCCCGGCTGAATCCGGCCGCCCGCATGGCGCTGGCCGCCGAAACGGACGTCTCTCCCAGGCACGACTCGTGCAGTTCCACCCTGCTTCGCCCCCTGCCCCTGGAGCGTGCCTGCACCTATCCCCAAGCCGACGGGCACGCCGACGTCCTGCTGGCGGGCGATTCCCACGCTGGCGCCCTGGCCTACAGCCTCGGTCAGGTGCTCGGTGCCCGCCGGTCGAACGTGCGCAGTCTGCTGCTGTACGGCTGTGCTCCCCTGCTGCTCGACAGTCCCCGGTTCAACCCGCAGGAGCGCCAGTGTGTCCGCTACCAGCGGAGGCTCATCGAGTACATCCGCCGCAGTGACGCGCGCAGCGTGGTGCTGTTCAACCGCTGGAGTGCCTACTTCGCCGGGCCGTACACCAACCCGCAGGGCGGCGTGGAGACGGCCGACGGCCCCGGGAATTTCTACCGCAGTGGCGTCGGCGCTGAAGAGATGACCCGCTCGTACGTCGATCTGATCGGGCAGATTCTCGCGTCCGGCAAGACGGTGGTGCTGGTCTATCCGGTGCCGGACATGGGCTGGAACGTTCCCACCACGCTGTACAAGAACGCGGCCTTCGGGTTTCATACCGAGGTCATGGTGCGCACCAGCGACTACCTCGCCCGGAACGCCCAGGTCATCCGCGCCTTCGACGCCCTGACCAGCCCGGGGCTGCGCCGGGTGCGCCCCGCCGACCTGCTGTGTCAGGCTGACGGCGGCCAGACCTGCGTTTCCAGCCTGGGCGGTCAGATCATGTATTACGACGACGACCACCTGACCCTTCACGGCGCGGCGCGCCTGTCCCACATGATCCTGGCCCAGCTCCCAGCTCCGGCGGCGCCCTGAAGCACCTGGATCTCATGAACACACGCCAGCGACGCGCCATGTTCAACTGTCACCTGGCATGATCACTGCAGGCCGAACCCGCCCACAGC
This genomic window from Deinococcus sp. KSM4-11 contains:
- the paaA gene encoding 1,2-phenylacetyl-CoA epoxidase subunit PaaA; translated protein: MTQPDTLHPGMTTGETPEQHAHFEARIARGEKIESGDWMPAEYRRQLIRMISQHAHSEVVGMLPEGEWISRAPSLKRKTILMAKVQDEAGHGQYLYHAAETLGATREDMLSALLSGKAKYSSIFNYPTQTWADVGMIGWLVDGAAIKNQTMLAGCSYGPYSRAMVRICSEETFHHKQGKEMIVQYAQGTPEQRALAQDALNRWWWPAVMMLGPHDSESPNTGVLSRWGIKLKSNDEVRQEFINEHVPELMEAGLTIPDPDMHQDASGNWIHGKIDWDEFWAIIRGERGLNRERLATRQAAHDDGAWVRDALQAYTDRQRAVAAD
- a CDS encoding phenylacetic acid degradation protein, which encodes MTHSHPDTQWPRWEVFKQDAPGRPHQAVGSVHAGDPQHALLTARNVFVRRPAAVSLWAVRESDILTATPEELILNPAVLETPGDVGTYHVGVKRTNKRSMTFVDLSGTVQADSPGDALRQAQVMHPEVLAWMVFPEAAVARTAEDDGTVDSWFAPAKDKTYKQQSSYGVIGRHVGELKRSGLMPRQVNEEPHVGDQKVYDHPHAAGRDTDDKDKP
- the paaC gene encoding 1,2-phenylacetyl-CoA epoxidase subunit PaaC, with protein sequence MTSAIPLTEAQRTALLLKLTVLADDEIILAHRGGEWTGHAPILEEDIALANIAQDELGHAGLYLTLSQHLGGSDPDQVAYWRGPDDYLNTRLVELPRGDWAFTMLRQFLYDTFEALWLEAATRSTFAPLSEIAAKAVREEKFHLQHTALWVERLALGTEESARRTQAALNELWPYAAQLFQPVEGEEDLTAAGILPDLSAVQARWHDLVARHLQDKCGLPLPATTGAGAGRDTHTEHLAPLLEEMQSVARAYPDAESW
- the paaD gene encoding 1,2-phenylacetyl-CoA epoxidase subunit PaaD, translating into MRPPQVPAVEPASHTLQPPAIWAALARIPDPEIPVVSITDMGMVRHVSVDGGRVSVTFTPTFSGCPALYVIRESIEQAVRALGVADVTVLSTLTPPWTTDWINEAARERLREYGIAPPAPAEPDLIQLEAEPTRCPRCGSLNVRMTASFGPTLCKRLYVCDSCREPFEGFKSV
- a CDS encoding acyltransferase family protein, which codes for MHDGTSIPKYQPHVDGLRAVAVTAVILFHAHAPLFQGGYLGVDVFFVISGFLITSNIAGQVAQGRFSLRDFYLRRARRILPALLLVLLCSCGAAYAILTPSQLRDFEHTVLANLVFASNFLFAEQTDYFSAPAELKPLIHTWSLAVEEQFYLLYPAILLLAARRRWRPAVVVGVLGALSLGAGLLWRTHFPSATFYLMPTRAWEMATGALAALLVLQAGPRLEAIRRGAGAWFLLGLTLMVVALLFPATFPDVFSVAAVLGAALVIVAGRFTPWSSLLSARPVVLVGLMSYSLYLWHQPVFAFLRAYVPAPLTTTQHGLAILATVLLSYASWRFVERPFRSARAVPVRPLLGSLAGGAALLAGFSLAAQFTQGLPARLNPAARMALAAETDVSPRHDSCSSTLLRPLPLERACTYPQADGHADVLLAGDSHAGALAYSLGQVLGARRSNVRSLLLYGCAPLLLDSPRFNPQERQCVRYQRRLIEYIRRSDARSVVLFNRWSAYFAGPYTNPQGGVETADGPGNFYRSGVGAEEMTRSYVDLIGQILASGKTVVLVYPVPDMGWNVPTTLYKNAAFGFHTEVMVRTSDYLARNAQVIRAFDALTSPGLRRVRPADLLCQADGGQTCVSSLGGQIMYYDDDHLTLHGAARLSHMILAQLPAPAAP